From the genome of Pan troglodytes isolate AG18354 chromosome 16, NHGRI_mPanTro3-v2.0_pri, whole genome shotgun sequence:
GCTGCTCCCCAATGGGCAAGACTGCTGGGAAACTGGCAGGGAGAGGAAGCCGATAGCCAGCATTGCCTGCAAAGATAGAGGATCCACATCTCAGCATTCTCCACAACTGCTCCAGCCTCCCTACGCCTGCCTGACCTGGCCAAGATTGGAGGCTGAGGGTAAATCCTCATATGAGAAAGGACAGGAGCCAGCCTGCCTCTATCGGAGCACTCTGCCAAGCTTGGACAGCCTGCTGCCCAAGTGCATAAAAGTTGCAGAACAGAAAGAGTGGCCCCAGCCTTCTCTTCGCTTCTCCATTCACTGACAGTGCCATGACAAAGGGCAGGTGGTAACGTGTGCAGGCGAACATGCCAGCCTTCCGTCCTTATTTATCAAGCTACCCTTAACCACAGTTGGTTATTCACGTAGTAGCAGGTTGAAGCTCTTCTCTGGAAAAGCACTGGAGGTAGCTCTCCAGTTTCTGGGTTGAGCAAAGTAAGAGGCAgagcaagaaaaaatcaaaaagtgtCTTCACTTTTTTAGTGCAGTAGAGTAAGGCTGGTCTCCCGAAGCTCCTGGGCAGCAGcacaaaaagagggagagaaaactgAGACGCACTGAGCTGCCAAGTTGCTCTCCGGAGACAGCCCCAGGCAAGACCTCTAGACCAGCGCTCCACACTTACCCAGTGCACGCGTTAGAACCACCGCTAGGGGCGCCAGTCCGCCGGGCTCCTCgctcctttccctcttccccGCCTGCCCGCCTTATCCAACTTCTCAGACTCCCGCCAGAACTGCTTTGCCAGAACTGCCCTAAGGGGCAGTTCCCTCTGGGAGTAACTGCAGTGTCTCCTCAATCTGCTCGTCAGACACAGTAAGCCAGGCTCCTAGCCTTTACCCTCCCTCCATAAGCTGCAGTGCTAATAGAAGAAAACAGACTGTCTAACCCTGCCCTTTTGCCAGAGGAGGGCATGTTTCTCATAAAACAAACTATTTAAGCCCACAAATGAAGGGGTCTTGTCTTAGCCTTGGAAGCATCCCTTCTCCTGGCATTGGGCCCAGGCAGGCCCAACCTCTTCTCCAGTTCCCCTTTCACGCACAGAAAGTCCCATGTGGCAACTGGGGGCCACCTTCTGCCTTTGGGAACCCTCCCTCCCAGAACCGGCTGGGTTTTTCCCTTCATTGTCAACAGCCAGTCACAGATCCCCCAGACTTCTCCAGGGCAACAGGAGCCACTTTATAGTAGGCAAGTCACTGCTAGGACACTAAAGGCCAGGCCACTCAAGGGGCACAAGATGTAAAAGGAGATACCATGGACCCAAGGATCCCTCCAGGAGGGGACAATTTGCCCTTTGGGGGGTCTGAGGCACAGGTGAGGAGCAATAACAAGCCGAGAGGCAGCAGGTGGAAGTCAAGGAATCAACAGCCCCGCTGATCACTTTGGGGAAGGAAACAGCAGAGGGCAGGTTTGGGGAGGGAAAGTCCCCTCTTTTCCCCCAGTCTCTATGGGAGGAGTCTTGAGGCTGACAGCACTCACCATAAAAGAGTCGCTGGGGTTCCTCAGTCACCCCACAAGGCAGCATGACACCTTGGCTGGGGGAGGCTGGGCTGAGGGTCTGGGTAGCTTTGTCTTCCTGGCTGGTGGGTCGAAGGCCAGGGCCACAGCAGTGGGTGAGAGGGAAGAGCTGAAGTCGGCTGAGGGGGCAGTCCAGTAGGCTCTGGGCAAACAGGTCAGCAGAGAGCAAGCTCCCGGGTTGGGTCACCGGCTCCCCATCCTCTGGTTGGAACACATCATCCTCCAGCTCCTCCACACACTGAGATGGCTCCATCTCTCCTGTGAGGGGGCAACGCAGGCATCTGGGCTGCTGCCCCACCAGGGCCATACCTGGAAGgactccccttcccttcttcctaccATACTCCCCCTTCTTATTTGAGCTGGCCGGGCCACATACTGATGACATACAACCCTGGTAATAAAGCACTGCTAAGGGTGACATTCACTCCCCAAATGTGGACTGCCTGAATGTTCAGGGGCTCTCCACACCTCTTCCCTGGGCCCGCCTGGAACCACCCTTTTTCTTGATCACGTTTTCTGACCTAGGCCGGTCACAAAGTTTGACTCTGAGGGTTGTGAGCAATAGCAGGAGTAGAATCAGCAGCTATATGCATGCAGGGTACCTGGGAAAATATAAACAAGACTAGCCTCTGTAAGTTGCTGTCAAGGGTGCTGTGACTGGCTATACATACAGTgctcacaacacacacacacacacacacacacacacacatacagagtcATTGTCCCAAGGAAATTCTTATCTCAGTCTGAGCTGAGCTCCAGGCTcagcagcaaaaacaaaagccaGCAATCCTAGGACAGCCAGGTTCCCTCCAAACCTCTAAGCCCCGCCCTGCTGCCCATCTACTCTAATCTCCACCCCTTGCTTGCACAACACAACAAACAGGCTCTGCAGTGTGGTAAGAATGTGTCCTGGGAGAGGGGATAAAAACCCAAGCTAGTCATTGCAGCTGCCGTCTCGGCTCTCTTTGAGCAGAGTTGAGCTGTCTGCCCACCAAAGTTTGGCCTAGAGGGTAGGTCCAGCCTCTCCCAACTAAGTCTCCTCACTAGTCTCCACGACTTCAAATCCCTGATTCCACAGCCTCCCGCTCCTGCCAGCTCTGAACCTGAGACTGGTACAACTGGTCTTACAGAAGGAAGTGAAATTCAGCCCTCTCCCTGTGACCTCACTCACTGCCTATACTGCTCAAGTTATTGATATGAGTTTCTTGGTGATAAAGAAGTTCCTCTTGCTCCACCTGATGGCTCTTGAAAGTCTGAGCTTGGAGCTACTCAGCATCTTAAGCTTCCAACCCAGCTCCCTACACATACCAGGAACTGCTTAGGGCCCCTGCAGCAGCCAGAAACAGCAACCACCTGAACAGCTAAGGATAAAAAGAGATGAATTTCATTCTTGTCAGACTCAATTAGAGATTCCTGGGGGTTCTGTACCCCAGTCTCTTGCCTTTGAAGAACAAGCCAAATGGTCTATGGATTGGTGAAGTAGCTAAAAGAATCTCAGTTCAATTCAGAATGCTGCCTTTGCCAAACGCAAGCTGTGAGCTGCTTGCTTGGGCCCTGCCTTTGTCCCATCCCATCCCTGTCCCTGAGCTGTCTATGGTCCTGTCTGTGCCCTCTTCCCTGGAGAATGAGGAGATGCCTGCTAGGATGGCAAGCAGCCACGTGGTGTTCTTTGGACAGTGTTtcccaagtgtgtgtgtgtgtgtgtgtgtgtgtatggggaggggggtgagggggtGCACTCCAGCTTATTAACAACAGGAAACAAAATTTCCTGATGAAAGGACCAAGTGCTGTCCCGCCAGTCACCTGGCAGGGGCTCCCCTCCAGCTCTCCAACCTCCTCTTCTCAGGCTGGCAATCTCGACCTAAGAAGGGGCCCTCAAAGCCAATCACCAGCACGAGTCATTGTCTTGGTTTTTCCTTTGAAGCCTATcactttcccctccccctcccagcaaAGCCCCAAAGTTCAACCTTTGCCTGGACTGGACAGTGGGGGAGGTGCAGCCAGAAGGTGTGGCTCTGCAAGCCCCAGGGACCCCTCTCACGCTCCACAAACTGTAGGTGGCTTGCCTGTAGGTGGGCGCCTCTGGAGGGGTGCTGGCCAAGGTCAAGGGTAAACTAATAGAGGGTGAAGTTTTTCTCCTGAGCTTAAGAGGTGATGTCCAGAGCGGTGGGAGGAGGGCACTTCCTGAGAACAGGGCCAGGGAATGCTTTATTCCTAGCAAAGGAACTCAAGCCCCGCTGCAGCCATCCCAACCCCTAAGGGCTGGAAGAGGGATGCTGAACTTAGACTCCTCCTCCTCTTTGGAGAAGGCAGTAGTCAGACACCCAGATCCTCGACAGTGACTaggaacacagacacacacacacacacacccagacctGGGTGACTCCAGGAGAGAGTCTCGGCCTCCGAGTCGTGATGCCAGGGCTCCGCGCCAGGGTCCAGCGTGACGAGCACTCGGGGGCTTGACGCCCAGACTCGAttgggaaggagggaaaaagcCCAGCTGTTAAGGAGAGGAGCCTTCAGACTCCGCAGAGAGGCAGGATGCCCCACAACTCCTGTCCTATCCCAAAGTCAGACCCAGAGGCTGGGCCGTTCTCGGGCGCCCAGGTCTGCTCAGCAGTGCACCCCAGGTTCCCCTGCCTACCTGGACCCAACTCCTTCGAGTCCCAAATGCTACCCCCAAGTTCCCTCTTGGAGCAGCGCACCCAACTGTGGGTTCTGCACCCCGTTCCCTCACCCCAGCGCCCCAGTTCTTCATGGTCACCCCAGACGTCCGCAGCCCAAACCCTTCCCGGGCCCCCGTGCGCAGCGCGACTCCGCTCCCCACTTCCCCAAGAAGCTGCGATCCAACTCCGCCCGGCCCCCGGCGGCCACCCGGGCGCTCACCGGGCTGCGGCAGGAGGCGGGAGGCGCAGGCAGggacggcggcggcggcgggcacAGGCCGGGGCGGGAGGAGGCCACTCTGCACGGTGCGGTATTGTTTCCAAAATACGCCCGCTCTGGGCATCCCGCAAACAGCTGATGAGGCCCCGCCCCCCTGCGCGTCACGCCGAGGACTGGCCAATGGCGAGTGAAGCGCCAAGTCCCGGGCTGGGCCGCTGCCAGGGACGGTCACGAATGTACGAACCTTCCCATGGAAACATTGTAAGGGGCCGAGCAAAATTCCGACCGTCGCCAGAAGCGCAGTCGGAGCGCCGTCGCCAGCGCGGATTCTTTCCCTAACACAGGCTCTGGAAGCGCCAGAGAGTCCCTGAATCCTCTGTATTAGGTGTGGGAGAGGGGGCGCCAAAGtaacttttgtcttctttttcacgGCAATGGGCAGAATAATTGCTGCGCGTCCAgaaagggaggggggaaggaggcagggagttTTTTGATGAGGCTGGTGCGTCCAGTGGGTGCAGGGTGCAGGGTGCGGGTCCCTgtgggatcccagcctcaggggAAAGCTCCCTCCCGCCTGCCGAGCAGGTCAGAAGAAAACTGCAGCCCCAAAGCTGAAGGTATGTTTGAAACAAACACATCCAGGGGAGCCCTTAGGTCCTCTTCTTGACTGGGCGTGGGCACTGGCAAAATAAGCACCTGGCTGAGAAGAGGAGCGCTCAAGAAGGCCGGGGCTGCTTGAGCGGTTGACACATATCTCGCATATGGCAGCATTTAGAGACTGTGCTGGTGCTGCCAGGAGAGCAGCATGTCCTGCAGACCGCGTAAGGGAGTCTATGGGCTACTTCACAGGCATTTACCGAGCACctacctactctgtgccagataTTGGGCTGAGTGCCAGAAACCTGgcttctgccctcaaggagcttactaCTAGGAGCTGTCTACTAGGAGAGGTAGCCCTGAAAATAGTGAAAAGTTATTGGAATTGTATTCATTCCAAGGATAATGACTATTGAGGAATGCAGAAAAATTCAGAATACAAAGGCTGGAGAAGGCCTCAGGGAGACAGCTTTTAAATTGAAtgggaaatatttttcaataaggAAAACCAGATGCacatgtctcacgcctgtaatcccaacactttgggaggccgaggcgggtggttcacttgagctcagtagttggagaccagcctggccaacacggcgaaaccctgtctctactaaaaatacaaaaatcagccgggcgtggtggcgcatgcctgtaatcccagctacttgggaggctgaggtaggagaattgcttgaacctaggaggtgaaggttgcagtgggccgagatagcgccaccgcactccagcctgggcgacaatgagacttcgtctcaaaaaaataaaaataaaataaaataaaaaagaatagccCAGGCCTAAGGGTAGCCGACTGAAGTGCTCAGCTGGAGAGCTTACCTGTGCAGGGAGCAGAGGGAGGCTTGGTGACTGGATCATTCGGTGCACACTGAGATTTACGAACGGTAGGCATGGGCAGGTGGGTTCAGGTCAGACTACAGAGGTGTCCCTGGAGTGCCAGACTGaagaatctgtattttataaaGGGGAGGCAGCGAAGATTTTATTGGAGATGAGTGACTTGACCAAGCCTGAGTTTTAGGAAAGATAAAATGATGAGTCCAGAGAGCAGTGAGAGGGAGCCAGTCCTGCAACAACCCTGACCCACCAGGGGCAGTAGGGCTCAGCAGTGCTCTGACCACCGAGCTGCTCTCTGGGTTGTAAACTTAGATTTAAGTTCAGTGGAGCTGGGACCTTCAGCCCAATAGAGCCTGAAGTCTCCTTGTACCTTTTTCCCATCATTCTTTCCTTAGCTCCCTCAGAAGTCACCTGAAACAGAATGAACCAGCGATATTGAGGGCTGTGGTTGCTAGAATAGAAAAATACTGTCTCCAAAGGACaaagagggaaaagggaaagagTGGGGAGTCAAGGTTAGCCAGTAGCACAGTCCCCCAAAATTGATAGATTTCCAGCAAAAGGCACTAAGCCAAAAGGAGGTATATTATTTTACCCAGAGGCTTGGCCAAAAGTGCATGTCTGAGCTGGTCAGAGTGATCTTGCACTCCTGCTACATGTAGGGAGATACAGAAACCAAACCTAGCCTCTGTGAAGGGCACCGGCAGCCCTCCGTGATTTCCAGTGCACCGACTCCCTTccactccttccttccatccttctctTCTCATTTGCTTTCCTATCAGACCAGTGTCTCAGGCTGGCCAGTGGTGCCCCTGAGCATTCCTTCGGTTCAAGAGTGAAACTCGAGGCCACAGCAGCTCTGAATCTGCCCTCTGGGACAGCACAGGCCCTGAGGGCTAGGGCCATCGTAGCTCTCCTGACCCACCTGAGATGCTAAAGCTCTGTCTGCTTCATCACAGCCCTGCATGGTAAAATTGGGTCCACAAGGCAAAGAAGCTGAGAGAAtgggttctttttgtttgttttgagacaaggtcttgctctgtttcccaggctgcagtgcagtggtgcaaacacagcttattgcagcctcaatctcccaggctcaagtgatcctcccacctcggcctcccaagtagctgggactgcaggtgtgcaccaccacagccagctactttttaaattttttatttttgtagagacagggtctcactatgttgcccaggctggtcttgaactcctggcctcgagcactcctcccacctcggcctcctaaagtgctgtgattataggcatgagccaccgcacccagccaagaatggGATATTGATATGGGATCTATGTACTCATCAGGCTCATCAGAGTCCTGAGCTTTAGGGTTTATGAACCCCTGAAACTGGCTAAACTGTGTTTGTGGGTACACACAAACATTTTTGTGAGTGGGGTGGATCCATAGCTTACAACAGCCTCCGTGCTGATGCCTTTCTCTGGGGATCCTTCTCCCAGAGCCAGCATCAGTTAGCAGAGGAGAAAACAAATTGAGACAAGGGCCaggaagagaatgagagaaaggaaattcTCCAAAATAGAGGTTTTCTGAAAACCTATAAAGGTTTCAGAAAATCGTCATTGtgacagaactgggctgaggaaCAGGAGGGAGTATCTCAGGGGGTCTGGCAGTTTGCAAGATATGGGGAGGGTCACATCactattgatatttattttaagacctCTCTCCCAGGTCTTCACAGCCTGCGCCCTCAGGCTGGTTCTGAAAGACACCTGTGGCTTTGCCTCCTGTGCTCTCAGTCTCTAAGGTCAAGCAGCAAGGGGCCCAGCCTTCTGAGATAGAGGGACCAGAGAAGGACTGTCAGGGATAAAGGGGTCAGGGAGGTCAGGAGCCTCACCCCCACCTCTCATCACTGTCAAAGCAGACTCCTCCCTCTATGCCCTTTTCCCCCTTTCAGCACAGCATGGACTCAGCAGTATCAGGACCTGCTGTGCTGCAGATCTGGGCTCTGAGCCCCCTGACCAATAGCAGCACCCTGGGAACAGATGAACCCCGAGCTTTTGACTGGGCTCGGAGCAAATACACAGTGCAGTCACAGCAACCTCTATTTTGGAgaatttcctttctcttattCTCTTCCTGCCCCTTGTCTCAATTTGTTTTCTCCTCTGCTAACTGATGCTGGCTCTGGGAGAAGGATCCCCTGAGAAAGGCATCAGCACGGAGGCTGATAGGGAGGAGGGCCTTCCCTGACAATCTTGGAGGGATACAAAGAGTTAAGGAGAGGCTGCTCTCAACCAGAGAGAAAACCCAGCTCCTGTAGAAAGCGGGCAGGAGCCCTCTCCATTGTCTCACCTGGCTATAGGATTTCTCTCTGAGACAAGAAATGGCTCTAAAACTCCAGTAACTGGATCACTGGAAAGGGcggtttttaaaaaaccagctgaCAGCTGAATAATAGGAATTACCAGGCAGGCTGCCCTGGGGTTACTGAGGTTTGTAACTCAACCCCCAGGGAGGGGTTAGATTGGAAACTGATTTATGGGTAAGGTTGGGGTCTTGCTGGGGGAGCACATGGTGCCTGACCCCCTTAACTACTTCCAGAAGAGCTCATATATGTAAGAAAGACCAGGGACCTGCAAGACGTGGGTGTCCTTCCCTTGCCGGACTTGCCCTATCAAAGGGAATTTATCTGTTATCCGTCTGTCTGCAAAGGATAGTTCCTCTCTTCTGAGTTGTagagtgtgtgtgcgcgcgcacgagtgtgtgtgcgcgtgtgtgcatgtgtgtatgcgtgtgcgcgcgcgtgtgtgtgcgtgggtaggtgtgcgtgcatgtgtgtgcacgtgtgtgcgccGGTaggtgtgtgcacgcgtgtgtgtgggtgtgtgcatgcgtgtgggggtgtgtgtgcacgcgtgtgtgcgTGGGGGGTGTGTgcgggtgcacacacacacgtatgggggggtgtgcgcgtgtgtgtgtgtgtgtgcgcgcgcgccaGAACAGACAGATTGGCTTCCACTAACTGGGCAAGTTAAGAAATTTGATTGCCTAGTCAATGAGCTCACTTCTTGCCAATCGCTGATTCAGAGGGATTCAAATAGAAAAAGCAGGTACTCTACTCAAGAGAAAGCATCTGGGAATTCAGAGACCTGGATGCAAAGGGAAATACAGAAACTAAGGACTAAAGCTGGCATGCTACAGTCTGGGAAAGCTTGGAAGATAAGATGTGAAGTCCAAGATCCCATGAAGTATGACAACAGCATATGTTCAGTTTCATTTGGGGGGACTACtcggtaaatatttgttgaatgagtaaatgaatgtatattcacacatttaaaaagtacaagTAGTTCTGTATTAGGAAGTGGGAAGAAAGCTACAGTGGGGGATTCCCGATAAATGTCCTGTCTACATTGGGTTTGCCATTTAGGATGCCTGGTCTtatcttagtttctttttttttcctttttaaaaaattatttaatagagatgggggtccgcctatgttgcccaggctaatttcaaactcctgacctcaagcgatcctcccacctcagcctcttgagtagctgggattacaggtgcaagccactgcacccagcttatcTGACTAAGTTTCTTCTCACCAGCGAGATGATCCTCCTAGAAGACAAGGGTGATGCCATCTACTCCTTGATACCCTCCAACTGCTCTGCTCCAGGCTTGGCACATGAGTCACTCACTAAGTCTTTGGAGACAAATTTACGGGAAAAACTATGAGCCAGGCCCTCAGGGCAGTATCCTCAGCTCCCCTCTCCTCAACCCAGTGTGCAGCCCGTGGAAAAGAAGTTGGCTTTATCCTGCCAAGGAATAAAGAAATCCAACAGAAATACACTTTCTTTTACTCTACTTCTCCCAGGATGGCAGCCTTTTTCCTGGTCAAATGTACATCACTACAACAGTACATACTTCTTTTTGGGATTGGCAGGGAAATCTCAGAAATTTCTAGGTGAGGCCAGATTTATTGCTATCAAGGAAACCTGCCACCCAGAAGAGCTGGGGACCAGTCCCTTCCCGGCTTCAAGTGTCCCAGGTTTTGAACTTGGTGTTCAAGATGATCTGGGCTGAGAAGTGAGTTAGATCAGCTGTTTTTCAGCCAACTCCTTAGTCCCCACTGTCCTGGAGGggaacagggtctctctctggaAGGGGCTTCATGAGACAGGGGTTCAATCCCTCAGGTGTGAGTTTAtcagacatttactgagcacttgccATATGTTAGGCTCCACGCCAGCGGCTGGAGGTACAGACACAATCCCCTTGGGGATCATTGAACACATCAGAACCCTTTTTTCTCAAACATGAACTTGCATATACACACCTGTACACATGCTCAAAGAGACACTGAGGATTAGAGGAGGGTATAGCAAGAAGAGCTGGAACTAAACAAGCTAAGGAAAAACAGCCTTCTCCCAAATGGTCTTGCCTTTCCTCGCATAGAAGCATCTGGAAATGTCTGAAGCCCCACTTCCCTGCTCTCAAAGCCCACCTGTCATCAGGTGGAGTAGACAGAGCTCTGGGCTAGTGTGGCCAGGTGCAATAGCTCATGCCTAtttatcccagtactttgggaagccaagccagGAAGATTATTTGATGCCAGGGGAATCacttaagaccagcctaggcaacatagtgagaccttttctctataaaacatttaaaaattagctggacatggtggtgcacgcctatgattctagctactcgggaggctgagacaggagaatcacttgagcctaggagttgggggatacgattgcaccactgcactccaggatgagtgacagagtgagaccctgtctcttaaaaaacaaaaaacaaaaacaaacaaacgaacaaaaaaacagaaagggctCTAGGCTAGATGTCAGGAGATCTGGATTCAGCTCCCAGCTCTGCTACCACAGGTGATCTTTTCCAACATGCATTTATATGCCCTTATGGATTCAGAGGTGGCATAACTCGGGTAAATAGTCTGGCTTAGCAGGGATTAGAATTTAGGGCTgacgggccgggcatggtggctcacgcctataatcccagcactttgggaggccgaggtggatggattacctgaggtcgggagttcgagaccagcctgactggagatggagaaaccccatcttctactaaaaatacaaaattagctgggcgtggtggcacatgcctataatcccagctacttgggtggctaaggcaggagaatcacttgaacctgggaggcggcggttgcggtgagccgagatcatgccattgcactccagcctgggcaacaagagcaaaactccatctcaaaaaaaaaaaaaaaaaaagagaatttgggGCTGACACCCACCTTTTAGTGCAATCCTGCCCAGGTCCCTGGGCTGTAATGAAAACAACTCCCACCtgctgagcatttactatgtgccagacatgttGTGTCAAACGGTGTCTCATTCAGGCTTTAACAACCTCAAGATAGACCTATTACCAACAGCCGTGTTTTACACTTAAGAAAACTAAGGTTACTTCTCCGAGTATGGGCCCACAGCAACAGAAGCACAGTCTGAAGCCACCCTGGCATGAAAGCCAGTGCTAACATCCCATACCTCTACTGCCTTTAGGCACACTCAGTCCCTCCCCACAGACAGGATTCACTCCCCTTCCCCCATCAATAACACACTGACCCCGGCTGCCCCCTGAACAGGAAGGCCAAGCCTGAGGCAGCCTAGCGAGGTACATTCCAGCTCTCTCAGTTGCAAACACtcccaccgccaccaccacctgTGGCAGAAGCGATTGCATCACCCGCAGGAAGCGGTCCAGCGGCCCAGCATCAGCTCTAAGGCACATTTTCGGTTCCTACTTCTATCCTTGACTACATTCAACAGGCTGCCCTGTCTtccagcccctgccctggccctgtaGCTTTAGGCTAATGTGATGACTGGACATGGGACTGCAGTCTGCTACTTAGATGAGATTTGTACAGGCCCATTTTCTCATCACTGCCGGGTGGGTGAGGGGGGTCCGGCTAAAGGGGGCTTCTCAGCTAAGGACCATTCGGAGATCCTGTGGGCTCAGAGAAAAGTCCTCTCGGATGCAGGAGACAAGCAAGGGAGGGGAGTCCCAGGCAGGTACCATAACCTTATCGCTACCTTTCAAGGACGTGGGCCGGCGAGAAGAAGGCCCTCAAGAGCCTGCCAACACAGCCAGGATGTCTCTGATGTGGGGGTCTCAGCCCATCCGACTGGCAGACATGCTACACTGGGCTTTGCTTTCCTccctctattattattttttttcttgaaacagggtctcactttgttacccaggctggagtgcagtggtggcacagtcttggctcactgcaacctcggcctcctgggttcaagtgatcctcccacctcagcctccccagtagctgggattataggtgtgagccaccatgcccggctaatttttgcatttttagcagagacggagtttcgccatattacccaggctggtctcgaactcctgacctcaggtgatccgccccttctgcctcccaaagtgctgggattacaggcgtgagccaccacgcctggccgcttTCCTCCCTATATTGCCATGGAATCTTCTGGAACTGAGGAGAGATCCTTGTCCTTGTAGTTTCTCTTCTGCCTGTCCTGGATGTTCTTTCCCTCTCTGCCAACTTCTGTCTCCCTCCTCCTCACGTAGCACTGTTTCTTTATCTCTTCATCTCTCTTCCTACCGTGGTTTCTTCCTGCATTCGCCACCTCTCTCTGGCCCCACCCTGGGTCACAGCAATAGCAGTCAGCCTTTTAGGCTCATAAAATATTCGACATTTTAGTGGAAGTCATCTTGTGTGGAGAGGCTGCTTCTTTTAATGTTATCGTCCCCATTTGAAAAGGGTTCACTTGAGTCTGAGCGACATTTTAAATGCCTCTACAGGTGGGGTTATCACTGTCTCTTCACACAGAGATCAACCCTAAGCCAGAGACCAATATGGGTTTCTCCCAGCTCTCAGATAGCTCTTCAAATGCTGAACCTGACCGACTCCTTGGTAGGGGTTAAGGCACCTGGATCAGTGATTTGAATAAATATCAAGTTGTTCTTTTAGGACCAGCCCAGCCTTAAATGACCAACACTGGTTTACTCTGTTTAAAGAAATGTCCAACTGCAGTGTGAACCTGGATAATGATAGGACCATTTCAGAATCACTCCAAAGGTTTTCAGGTCACAAAGTTGCACTAGATGTAATAAACCCTAAAGAAACAAATGGGGACCCCAAGGACTCTGAATTCTTCCCCAGAATTAGGCTAGGTTATGAGATCTATTCCAGGTTTCATGGAATCTTTAGTATCAACTGAGGCTGTGCAAACttgtgataaaaaataaaaataaaaaatataaaactgactgggcgcggtggctcacacctgtaattccagcactttgggaggccaaggcaagtggatcacttgaggccaggagttcgagaccagcctggccaacatggtgaaaccccctctctaccaaaaatacaaaaattagccaggcgtggtggcacgtgcctgtaatcccagctactcaagaggctgaggtaggagaatcgcttgaaccccggagtcggaggttgcagtgagccaagatctcaccacagcactccagcctgggcaacagagcgagactccgtctctaaataaataaataaaaactatcaaGATCAATCTTGAAAgttaggaaaatacaaaaaagggggaaatttttaaaaattcccagatgcttcagagta
Proteins encoded in this window:
- the BMF gene encoding bcl-2-modifying factor isoform X1, giving the protein MPRAGVFWKQYRTVQSGLLPPRPVPAAAAVPACASRLLPQPVWASSPRVLVTLDPGAEPWHHDSEAETLSWSHPGEMEPSQCVEELEDDVFQPEDGEPVTQPGSLLSADLFAQSLLDCPLSRLQLFPLTHCCGPGLRPTSQEDKATQTLSPASPSQGVMLPCGVTEEPQRLFYGNAGYRLPLPASFPAVLPIGEQPPEGQWQHRAEVQIARKLQCIADQFHRLHVQQHQQNQNRVWWQILLFLHNLALNGEENRNGAGPR
- the BMF gene encoding bcl-2-modifying factor isoform X5, giving the protein MPRAGVFWKQYRTVQSGLLPPRPVPAAAAVPACASRLLPQPGEMEPSQCVEELEDDVFQPEDGEPVTQPGSLLSADLFAQSLLDCPLSRLQLFPLTHCCGPGLRPTSQEDKATQTLSPASPSQGVMLPCGVTEEPQRLFYAPAEPKSCVVADPPLPAQPCFEWRREQERGRP
- the BMF gene encoding bcl-2-modifying factor isoform X3; translation: MPRAGVFWKQYRTVQSGLLPPRPVPAAAAVPACASRLLPQPVWASSPRVLVTLDPGAEPWHHDSEAETLSWSHPGEMEPSQCVEELEDDVFQPEDGEPVTQPGSLLSADLFAQSLLDCPLSRLQLFPLTHCCGPGLRPTSQEDKATQTLSPASPSQGVMLPCGVTEEPQRLFYAPAEPKSCVVADPPLPAQPCFEWRREQERGRP
- the BMF gene encoding bcl-2-modifying factor isoform X2, whose translation is MPRAGVFWKQYRTVQSGLLPPRPVPAAAAVPACASRLLPQPGEMEPSQCVEELEDDVFQPEDGEPVTQPGSLLSADLFAQSLLDCPLSRLQLFPLTHCCGPGLRPTSQEDKATQTLSPASPSQGVMLPCGVTEEPQRLFYGNAGYRLPLPASFPAVLPIGEQPPEGQWQHRAEVQIARKLQCIADQFHRLHVQQHQQNQNRVWWQILLFLHNLALNGEENRNGAGPR
- the BMF gene encoding bcl-2-modifying factor isoform X6 — translated: MEPSQCVEELEDDVFQPEDGEPVTQPGSLLSADLFAQSLLDCPLSRLQLFPLTHCCGPGLRPTSQEDKATQTLSPASPSQGVMLPCGVTEEPQRLFYAPAEPKSCVVADPPLPAQPCFEWRREQERGRP
- the BMF gene encoding bcl-2-modifying factor isoform X4, producing the protein MEPSQCVEELEDDVFQPEDGEPVTQPGSLLSADLFAQSLLDCPLSRLQLFPLTHCCGPGLRPTSQEDKATQTLSPASPSQGVMLPCGVTEEPQRLFYGNAGYRLPLPASFPAVLPIGEQPPEGQWQHRAEVQIARKLQCIADQFHRLHVQQHQQNQNRVWWQILLFLHNLALNGEENRNGAGPR